A genomic region of Arachis stenosperma cultivar V10309 chromosome 9, arast.V10309.gnm1.PFL2, whole genome shotgun sequence contains the following coding sequences:
- the LOC130949719 gene encoding uncharacterized protein LOC130949719 codes for MDVDSDSDNEIDSESETNSYDDMDALLNDRFRDVAQAEGIKEGMNEDAKKFYNLVEEASKELYPGCDGFSTLSFTIRLYLLKCQHGWSNASFTSLLELLKEAIPNLNIPAFFNKAKTMVRDLGLDYKKIDACPNDCMLYWKEYEKDTSCHECGASRWIVHPVVEADVLPSKKYHNIPVKTLRHFPLIPRLQRLFMCSATTKSMRWHDEERRKDEKLRHPADGLSWKDFDNRHTNFALDPRNVRLGLSSDGFNPYRTMSISHSTWPVVLMAYNLPPWMSMKQEYFMLSLLIPGPKSPGNDIDIHLQPLIEELKELWEVGVETYDASKNETFQMYAALIWTISDFSAYAMLSGWSTKGKLACPCCNHGTCSNYLKYSRKTCYMVYRAFLPEDHPWRANKRSFNGKVEYRQAPPLLSGTEALSQLEYVDNSFGKLKPKKDGPWKKRSIFFDLPYWQYNTLMSG; via the coding sequence ATGGATGTTGATAGCGATAGCGATAATGAGATTGACAGTGAGAGTGAGACTAACTCGTACGACGACATGGACGCCTTGTTGAACGATAGATTTCGGGATGTGGCACAAGCGGAAGGGATAAAAGAAGGTATGAATGAAGATGCAAAGAAATTCTATAACTTGGTTGAAGAGGCTAGCAAAGAACTGTATCCCGGTTGCGACGGGTTTTCTACGTTGTCTTTCACCATCCGACTATACTTGTTAAAGTGTCAACATGGGTGGAGTAATGCCTCTTTTACTTCTCTCTTGGAGTTGCTAAAAGAGGCTATTCCTAACTTAAATATTCCTGCTTTTTTCAATAAAGCCAAGACTATGGTGAGGGACTTAGGTCTTGACTATAAAAAGATTGACGCATGCCCGAACGATTGCATGCTATATTGGAAAGAGTACGAGAAGGACACATCTTGTCATGAATGTGGCGCTTCGCGTTGGATTGTGCATCCTGTAGTTGAAGCTGATGTTTTGCCTTCAAAAAAATATCACAATATTCCTGTGAAGACGTTGCGACACTTTCCCCTAATTCCCAGGCTTCAAAGACTATTCATGTGCTCAGCAACTACTAAAAGCATGAGGTGGCATGACGAAGAACGCAGAAAAGATGAGAAGTTAAGGCATCCCGCTGATGGGCTGTCATGGAAGGACTTTGACAATCGTCATACAAATTTTGCTCTCGATCCCCGTAATGTGAGACTTGGCTTGTCAAGCGACGGATTCAATCCATATCGAACCATGAGCATATCTCATAGCACATGGCCTGTTGTTTTAATGGCTTATAATTTGCCGCCATGGATGTCTATGAAACAGGAATACTTTATGTTGTCGTTGCTAATCCCTGGACCAAAGTCACCAGGAAATGATATAGACATTCACCTGCAACCTTTGATCGAGGAGTTGAAGGAGTTGTGGGAGGTTGGGGTGGAAACATATGATGCATCAAAAAATGAAACCTTCCAAATGTATGCAGCTCTTATATGGACAATTAGTGATTTTTCGGCTTACGCAATGCTATCTGGTTGGAGTACAAAAGGGAAGCTAGCTTGCCCTTGTTGTAACCATGGGACTTGTTCTAACTATCTTAAATATAGTCGCAAGACATGCTATATGGTTTATCGTGCCTTTTTGCCTGAGGATCATCCATGGAGAGCTAATAAGAGATCTTTCAATGGAAAAGTAGAATATAGGCAAGCTCCACCATTATTGTCGGGTACTGAAGCTTTAAGTCAGTTGGAGTATGTGGATAATTCATTTGGGAAGCTAAAACCAAAGAAAGATGGTCCATGGAAGAAGAGGTCAATATTCTTTGATTTACCTTATTGGCAGTATAACACattaatgagcggataa